In one Brevibacillus composti genomic region, the following are encoded:
- a CDS encoding response regulator has product MDKVRLLLADDHRIVREGLKMILESAPRYTVVEEADNGDELLAKARSSKPDLIVSDLKMPGAPIIESCRKMKEESPELKIMILTAYDESEDVFRALDAQVDGYVMKDTVPEQILHTMDMVMMGYSCFQSKLQRKRKEESEVAFTEREQEIFALIVENLSNQEIANRLYISEATVKTHVSSILRKTGQPNRSQAVLYGLKKGLVKVPR; this is encoded by the coding sequence ATGGATAAGGTCAGACTGCTGCTGGCGGATGATCACCGCATCGTTCGCGAAGGATTGAAGATGATCCTGGAAAGTGCGCCTCGCTACACGGTGGTAGAAGAAGCGGATAACGGAGATGAACTGCTGGCCAAAGCGAGAAGCAGCAAGCCGGATTTAATCGTGTCTGACCTGAAAATGCCGGGAGCCCCCATCATCGAGAGCTGCCGGAAGATGAAGGAAGAGAGTCCCGAGCTGAAAATCATGATTTTAACAGCCTATGACGAGAGCGAGGACGTCTTTCGGGCATTGGACGCCCAGGTAGACGGGTATGTCATGAAAGATACGGTGCCGGAGCAGATTCTGCATACCATGGACATGGTGATGATGGGGTACTCCTGCTTCCAATCCAAGCTTCAGCGCAAGCGAAAAGAAGAGTCAGAAGTGGCCTTTACCGAGCGGGAGCAGGAGATTTTTGCGTTAATTGTGGAGAATCTGAGCAATCAGGAAATCGCGAACCGCCTGTATATCTCGGAGGCCACGGTGAAAACCCATGTCAGCAGCATCCTCCGAAAGACGGGACAGCCGAATCGATCTCAGGCTGTTTTGTACGGACTCAAAAAAGGGCTTGTCAAGGTGCCGCGCTGA
- a CDS encoding ATP-binding protein has product MFTRKLRLTLQTRMILLIIFVIVSIISAIGMVFTSIISTSIEEQVGKRALSVATIVANMPEVQAAFGMTDPSAVIQPIAEAVRKQTEAEYVVVGNRQGIRYSHPLPERIGKEMVGGDNDEGLLHGRSYISKAVGSLGPALRGKVPVKNQHGQVIGIVSVGFLLEDIEEAVDSYQEKVLVIIALSVLIGVLGAIWLSRRFKRAILGLEPEEIAALYMERNAVIESVREGIVAIDRHGEVSTVNKAAIRILELPADQDVHRKPIQEILPGSKMLEVLESGERQLDREVIIAGKEIIVNRVPIKIGSKVIGVVSSFRPKSEIDQLAEELSQVRRYADALRAQTHEFHNLLYMISGLLQLGSVQEAIELITSETSAQQEMILLLARQVPDPLIGALLLGMHNRAKELKIQFQINRDSRLKELPATISRQQVVLLLGNIIQNAFESVKDPRVEGKKTVECYISDTGQEILFEVEDSGPGVDEAIRERIFEYGFSTKQGEKRGIGLAKVKSIVEEMGGYILVGKSEWGGALFTISLPKARRDTHEAG; this is encoded by the coding sequence ATGTTTACCAGAAAATTGCGGTTAACGCTGCAAACCCGCATGATTTTGCTCATTATCTTTGTCATCGTCTCCATCATAAGTGCGATCGGCATGGTGTTTACCTCCATCATTTCCACTTCAATCGAAGAGCAGGTGGGAAAACGGGCGCTCAGCGTAGCCACGATTGTGGCAAACATGCCCGAGGTGCAAGCCGCGTTTGGCATGACCGATCCATCCGCTGTCATTCAGCCGATTGCGGAAGCAGTGAGAAAACAGACCGAAGCGGAATACGTCGTCGTGGGCAACCGCCAAGGCATTCGTTACTCCCATCCCCTTCCGGAGCGGATCGGGAAAGAGATGGTCGGGGGGGACAACGACGAGGGGCTGCTGCACGGGCGCTCCTATATCTCCAAAGCGGTGGGCAGTCTGGGTCCCGCTCTGCGGGGGAAGGTGCCCGTCAAAAATCAACACGGCCAAGTAATCGGGATCGTATCCGTCGGTTTCCTCCTCGAAGATATCGAAGAAGCCGTCGACAGCTATCAGGAAAAGGTTCTCGTGATTATCGCGCTTTCCGTACTGATCGGCGTCCTCGGTGCGATCTGGTTGAGCCGGCGTTTCAAACGAGCCATCCTTGGTTTGGAGCCTGAAGAGATTGCGGCCCTGTACATGGAGCGAAATGCCGTCATCGAATCGGTGAGGGAGGGCATCGTCGCCATTGACCGGCACGGTGAGGTCAGCACGGTGAATAAAGCGGCGATTCGCATCCTGGAGTTGCCCGCTGATCAGGATGTGCACCGCAAGCCGATTCAGGAGATATTGCCCGGCAGCAAGATGCTGGAGGTGCTGGAGTCAGGGGAAAGGCAGCTGGACCGGGAGGTGATCATCGCGGGGAAGGAAATTATCGTAAACCGGGTGCCGATAAAGATCGGGAGCAAGGTCATCGGAGTCGTCAGCAGCTTTCGCCCGAAATCGGAGATCGACCAGCTTGCGGAAGAGCTATCCCAGGTGAGGCGTTACGCGGATGCCCTGCGTGCACAGACCCATGAGTTTCACAACCTCTTGTACATGATCTCGGGTCTTTTGCAGCTCGGTTCCGTTCAAGAGGCAATCGAGCTGATCACCAGCGAGACCTCCGCACAGCAGGAAATGATCTTGCTTCTGGCGAGACAAGTACCCGATCCGCTGATTGGCGCCTTGCTGCTGGGGATGCACAACCGGGCCAAGGAATTGAAAATCCAGTTTCAGATTAACCGCGACAGCCGTCTGAAAGAGCTGCCCGCGACAATCAGCCGTCAACAGGTCGTCCTGCTGCTCGGCAACATCATTCAGAACGCGTTTGAATCGGTTAAGGATCCTCGCGTGGAAGGCAAGAAAACGGTGGAATGCTATATTTCCGATACCGGACAGGAGATTTTGTTTGAAGTGGAAGATTCGGGCCCTGGCGTGGATGAGGCGATCCGGGAGCGTATTTTTGAATACGGCTTCTCCACCAAGCAAGGGGAAAAGCGCGGCATTGGCCTCGCCAAAGTAAAAAGCATCGTGGAAGAAATGGGCGGCTACATCCTGGTTGGAAAAAGTGAATGGGGGGGCGCGCTGTTTACGATTTCGCTGCCCAAAGCAAGGAGGGACACACATGAAGCAGGTTGA
- a CDS encoding tripartite tricarboxylate transporter substrate binding protein, with the protein MKKRSLFLALSTSIMLLVAACSNGGNAGNAGGSQPTGQSAPAASAYPEKPIVIVAPSGAGGGWDKTARSITKVLMETQLVEKTITVENKPGGGGAVFLAEYASKDKGNAYKLFVSSPPILINNNKKEGNSPFGYKDVTPLAQLTRDFGAIAVKADSPYADLKSLLDAIKADPTKISMAGGSAPGSMDHLVGVLPAAKYGIDPKAVKYVSYDGGGEAIAALLGGNADAIATDASSLTEYLRAGKIRILGIASDERLGGELKEIPTYKEQGIDASFTIWRGIFGPADMPADAKAYWDEKLKALSENEAWKKELEANGWESEYKDSASFTAFLDEQNNLVIELLTSLGMAK; encoded by the coding sequence ATGAAAAAAAGAAGTCTTTTCCTCGCGCTGTCCACCAGCATCATGCTGTTGGTGGCTGCATGCAGCAACGGCGGCAATGCTGGCAATGCCGGCGGCAGCCAACCCACAGGACAATCTGCGCCTGCAGCTTCTGCCTATCCGGAGAAGCCCATCGTGATTGTCGCACCATCGGGAGCCGGCGGCGGCTGGGACAAAACCGCCCGCTCCATTACCAAGGTATTGATGGAGACCCAATTGGTAGAGAAGACGATTACGGTGGAGAACAAGCCGGGCGGCGGGGGAGCCGTATTTTTGGCGGAATATGCGAGCAAGGACAAAGGGAACGCATACAAGCTGTTTGTCAGTTCGCCGCCCATTCTGATCAACAACAACAAAAAAGAAGGAAACAGCCCGTTTGGGTACAAAGATGTGACGCCCCTCGCTCAGCTTACGAGAGACTTCGGGGCCATCGCGGTCAAGGCGGATTCTCCTTATGCCGACCTGAAGAGCCTGCTTGATGCGATCAAGGCCGATCCGACAAAAATATCGATGGCGGGAGGTTCCGCTCCCGGTTCGATGGACCATCTGGTAGGCGTCTTGCCTGCGGCGAAATACGGCATCGATCCAAAGGCGGTCAAATACGTTTCCTATGACGGCGGCGGGGAGGCTATTGCCGCATTGCTCGGAGGCAACGCGGATGCGATCGCCACGGATGCATCCAGTCTGACCGAGTACCTGAGAGCAGGGAAAATCCGCATACTTGGGATTGCCTCTGATGAACGCCTGGGCGGGGAGCTGAAAGAAATCCCCACCTATAAAGAGCAGGGCATCGATGCCAGCTTTACCATCTGGCGCGGGATCTTCGGTCCGGCCGATATGCCTGCCGACGCAAAAGCGTATTGGGACGAAAAGCTGAAGGCGCTCTCTGAGAACGAAGCATGGAAGAAAGAGCTGGAGGCCAACGGGTGGGAAAGTGAATACAAAGACTCCGCCAGCTTCACCGCGTTCCTCGACGAACAAAACAATTTGGTAATCGAGCTCCTGACGTCGCTCGGCATGGCCAAATAA
- a CDS encoding sensor histidine kinase, which translates to MNQILKELRFMLSILQWILFLLFFYLYMNAHPRHDPLFFLLLVLMIAHAAFLWYALPRRSWLLLGLVDLGVAVYFIVLTGKWNSPFMLYAYSTLLWLTTVLRLKPFLLVAALFLLTYSVLQAWVPYEMHLPPSHLDDLRFLLDILLWTSMSYWIFTAINLVKGAYSKGLQIYLFMRRLSHSEQHAHLCQETEKTVRRLFRTDHAYLCLFEEREGEGNWRRDYFVQRLLDLGAEGWGQVTSIVLFDFTGREDTYICWPLRQNGQSWGCLLFSIPTKKPISRYEKLLLRMMDVYICQRLKQNWLREEKARALHVEMRRKLAQDMHDGLAQQLFLLSAQLFQIKQTLPAGDKGPLLKRLRQMEERIQWCHGEVRHYITHLRDARPHQKIAEALEQLLQRITADKEIQVAFSKRGRFGEEPLPIQDAIYRLVEEAAVNVVKHAGATRLEVSVEASALQICVRVKDNGIGFVPDEKSRLPNHYGLLGMKERIAEVGGTLQISSCPEQGTEIVAIVPKKGVERYG; encoded by the coding sequence ATGAACCAGATTCTGAAAGAACTCCGCTTCATGCTCTCTATCTTGCAATGGATCCTGTTTCTGCTCTTTTTTTATTTGTACATGAACGCTCATCCTCGCCATGACCCGCTGTTTTTTCTGCTGCTGGTGCTGATGATCGCCCATGCCGCCTTCCTGTGGTACGCACTTCCGAGGAGGTCCTGGCTCCTGCTGGGCCTGGTTGACTTGGGCGTGGCGGTCTATTTTATCGTGCTCACCGGCAAGTGGAACAGTCCGTTCATGCTTTACGCCTATTCCACCCTTTTATGGCTGACGACAGTGCTCAGATTAAAGCCTTTTCTGCTCGTTGCCGCCCTATTTCTCCTCACGTACTCCGTTCTTCAGGCTTGGGTGCCTTACGAAATGCATTTGCCGCCCTCTCATCTCGATGATCTTCGCTTCCTGCTTGATATCCTGCTCTGGACCAGCATGTCTTACTGGATCTTTACCGCAATAAATTTGGTAAAAGGGGCCTATTCCAAAGGTTTGCAAATATATCTGTTTATGAGAAGACTGTCGCATTCGGAGCAGCACGCACATCTGTGCCAGGAGACGGAAAAAACGGTCAGACGATTATTCCGTACAGATCATGCCTATCTTTGTCTATTCGAGGAGCGGGAGGGGGAAGGGAACTGGCGGAGAGATTATTTTGTGCAGCGGCTGCTTGATCTGGGAGCGGAGGGATGGGGACAGGTCACATCAATCGTTCTTTTTGACTTTACCGGCAGGGAAGACACCTACATTTGCTGGCCGCTCAGGCAAAATGGCCAGTCCTGGGGCTGTCTGTTGTTTTCGATCCCGACGAAAAAACCGATTAGCCGCTATGAAAAATTGCTGCTGCGGATGATGGATGTGTACATCTGTCAGCGATTGAAACAAAACTGGCTGCGGGAGGAGAAGGCTCGCGCCTTGCATGTGGAAATGCGGCGCAAGCTGGCCCAGGACATGCACGACGGATTGGCGCAGCAGCTGTTTCTCCTGTCCGCCCAGCTGTTTCAGATAAAACAGACGCTGCCTGCGGGGGACAAGGGGCCGCTACTGAAGAGACTGCGGCAGATGGAGGAGCGCATCCAGTGGTGCCACGGCGAAGTGCGCCATTACATTACCCATCTGCGGGATGCCCGGCCCCACCAGAAGATTGCGGAGGCCCTGGAGCAATTGCTTCAGCGGATTACGGCGGACAAAGAGATCCAGGTCGCGTTCAGCAAGCGCGGCCGGTTTGGAGAAGAACCGCTGCCGATCCAGGACGCGATCTATCGATTGGTAGAGGAAGCGGCTGTCAATGTCGTCAAGCATGCGGGAGCCACTCGGTTGGAGGTCAGCGTGGAGGCATCCGCTCTGCAGATCTGCGTTCGGGTGAAGGATAATGGCATCGGCTTTGTCCCGGATGAAAAGTCCCGATTGCCGAACCACTACGGCCTCCTCGGAATGAAGGAGCGGATTGCCGAGGTGGGGGGGACGCTGCAGATCAGCTCCTGTCCGGAGCAAGGGACGGAGATTGTGGCGATTGTACCGAAAAAAGGGGTGGAGAGATATGGATAA
- a CDS encoding HD-GYP domain-containing protein, whose amino-acid sequence MRLRKKKGDHSAYLADRMFWMLSVLVSAYAGILALLTAFAFVSLSWTEVMKLAIYSAVPWTVYLLHKRYVLPDTQSRHVSVFLGIALLLFICLGHPQQLPGIWNVFLIYPLYLSFFHDRLLLAVWGSASSLIYAGSLLLYVDSVALSDVLAVLTLAAGSLLSAWLGFWSQNRWMDSVRQAADAKNREYAMSMLNGLVPIVERKTHTSCKEIEQMGRLIKRMLREFPEEKVYDWEVDLLSLLHYVSRIKWPDYVFEKKGNLTSYEFQIIQEHCHIGTEMFKGAPAYQQVITALLFHHERCDGTGYPAGLKGGQIPVLAQMLGIAESYLAMTTARSYREQLAPEEALERISAMAGSRYEERVVRAFTKSLELPSSPQKKAPIPSMVG is encoded by the coding sequence ATGAGATTGCGAAAGAAAAAAGGGGATCATTCTGCGTATTTGGCTGATCGCATGTTTTGGATGCTATCCGTGTTGGTTTCGGCATATGCGGGCATCTTGGCACTTCTCACAGCGTTTGCGTTTGTCTCACTTTCCTGGACAGAAGTCATGAAGCTGGCGATATACAGTGCCGTTCCCTGGACAGTCTACCTGCTGCATAAGCGTTATGTGCTGCCTGATACCCAATCGCGTCATGTCTCCGTCTTTTTGGGAATCGCACTTCTGTTGTTCATTTGTCTCGGCCATCCTCAACAACTGCCGGGCATATGGAATGTTTTCCTCATCTATCCCCTGTACCTGAGCTTTTTTCACGACAGGCTGCTGCTGGCAGTCTGGGGATCGGCCAGCTCCCTGATATACGCAGGCTCCCTTCTGCTGTACGTCGATTCGGTTGCCCTATCGGACGTGCTGGCTGTCCTGACGCTTGCGGCGGGCAGTCTCCTCTCCGCGTGGCTGGGCTTCTGGTCGCAGAACAGGTGGATGGATTCAGTCAGACAGGCCGCCGATGCGAAAAACCGGGAATACGCCATGAGCATGCTCAACGGGCTGGTTCCCATCGTCGAGCGAAAAACCCATACCAGCTGCAAGGAAATCGAACAGATGGGGAGACTGATCAAGCGGATGCTGCGAGAATTTCCAGAGGAAAAGGTGTACGACTGGGAGGTGGATCTGCTCTCCCTCCTCCACTACGTCAGCCGGATCAAATGGCCGGATTACGTTTTTGAAAAGAAAGGGAATCTGACCAGCTACGAATTTCAAATCATCCAGGAGCATTGCCATATCGGCACAGAGATGTTCAAGGGCGCCCCGGCCTATCAGCAGGTAATCACAGCGCTGCTCTTTCATCATGAACGCTGCGACGGCACGGGTTATCCTGCCGGGCTGAAAGGCGGGCAGATTCCCGTCCTGGCACAAATGCTGGGCATTGCCGAGTCGTACCTGGCGATGACGACGGCGCGGTCCTACCGGGAGCAGCTCGCACCCGAGGAAGCCTTGGAGCGAATATCCGCGATGGCCGGAAGCAGGTATGAAGAGCGGGTGGTGCGGGCTTTTACGAAGTCGCTGGAGCTTCCCTCGTCTCCGCAAAAGAAAGCCCCAATTCCCTCCATGGTTGGTTAG
- a CDS encoding response regulator has protein sequence MKQVEVLIVEDDVRILEINRRFAEKVDGFQVMATATSGEQAKELLEYIRPNLVLLDVYLPDMLGTDLVWHIRQHYRHVDIIMITAAKEMEMVQAALRGGVYDYIVKPLVFERFRERLESYREHVMRTSEAGFVDQEEIDRLMSRRLHPAKLRETNMPKGIDSLTLEKVMQVIMQADVRGLSAEEVGRLVGTSRTTARRYLEYLVAEGKLRADLVYGTVGRPERKYLAVTLQ, from the coding sequence ATGAAGCAGGTTGAGGTGCTCATCGTAGAAGATGACGTCAGAATTCTCGAAATTAACCGCCGGTTCGCCGAGAAGGTGGACGGCTTTCAAGTGATGGCGACGGCGACCAGCGGCGAACAGGCCAAGGAGCTGTTGGAATATATCCGCCCCAATCTGGTGCTGCTGGACGTCTATCTGCCGGATATGCTGGGCACCGATCTCGTGTGGCATATCCGGCAGCACTACCGCCACGTAGACATTATCATGATCACGGCTGCCAAAGAAATGGAGATGGTGCAGGCGGCCCTGCGCGGAGGGGTGTACGACTACATCGTCAAGCCGCTGGTATTCGAACGTTTTCGTGAGCGGCTGGAAAGCTACCGGGAGCATGTGATGCGGACCAGCGAGGCGGGATTTGTGGACCAGGAAGAAATCGACCGGCTGATGTCCCGGCGTCTGCACCCGGCCAAGCTGAGGGAGACGAACATGCCCAAGGGAATTGACAGTTTGACGCTGGAGAAAGTCATGCAGGTCATCATGCAGGCCGACGTCAGGGGACTCTCTGCTGAAGAAGTGGGCAGGCTCGTGGGGACAAGCCGTACGACGGCCAGGCGTTATCTGGAATACCTGGTTGCAGAGGGCAAGCTGCGGGCCGATTTGGTGTACGGGACAGTAGGCAGGCCGGAGCGGAAGTATCTGGCCGTCACGTTGCAATGA
- a CDS encoding DUF58 domain-containing protein: MSTRQKFHGLGFLILLFALFSGSGFLWLLGGFFFFMPAFSQWWTRQLPRWILVEWQADQTRVMPGTPIAIRLRLHNRSWLPLPGTLVQFSLPDHVAAADADEAVQRNQRLWLRFRFHLPPKKSAERLFVITPHKRGVLWLSEAHMETIPLFGEESAPLPLPFSFSVLVYPQPLPLPALDTWSTEPEGSRVTRLHPTEDVTFLRGVRQYAPGDRLRHIHWKASAKTGQLQTRLFEPTASPRWKLVGHILPSYEPLLQRHNDETNERAISALAALSVFCRRHAYSAELLLTVKQRGREHYQLSAGSGKAHHIQLMTHLAKLHQYAPTSLASLLHRLEHVSSPGEMIILVTPRLDERSVEMIERLSARGLRFTVIDVSGEQPALRRWDRVSTRFGRQRKVSHR; this comes from the coding sequence ATGAGCACGCGCCAAAAATTTCACGGACTGGGCTTTCTCATCCTGCTTTTCGCCCTGTTTTCCGGAAGCGGATTTCTCTGGCTGCTCGGCGGTTTCTTCTTCTTTATGCCTGCCTTCAGCCAGTGGTGGACCCGCCAGCTCCCCCGCTGGATCCTGGTGGAGTGGCAGGCTGATCAGACCCGTGTCATGCCGGGTACGCCTATCGCCATCAGGCTGCGGCTCCACAACCGCTCCTGGCTGCCGCTTCCGGGTACGCTGGTTCAATTTTCTCTGCCCGACCACGTCGCGGCGGCCGATGCCGACGAGGCGGTGCAGCGAAACCAACGCCTCTGGCTTCGTTTTCGCTTTCACCTGCCGCCGAAAAAGAGCGCGGAGCGATTGTTCGTGATCACCCCGCACAAGAGGGGGGTGCTCTGGCTGAGTGAAGCGCACATGGAGACAATCCCGCTCTTTGGTGAGGAGTCGGCGCCCCTGCCATTGCCTTTTTCTTTCTCGGTGCTGGTCTACCCCCAGCCCCTGCCTCTCCCTGCGCTGGACACCTGGTCGACCGAACCGGAAGGCAGCCGGGTCACCCGGCTCCATCCCACAGAGGATGTCACGTTTTTGCGCGGCGTCAGGCAGTATGCGCCGGGAGACCGGCTGAGGCACATCCATTGGAAAGCGAGCGCCAAAACGGGACAGCTGCAAACCCGCCTGTTCGAGCCGACAGCCAGTCCGCGCTGGAAGCTGGTTGGGCATATCCTGCCCTCCTACGAGCCGCTGCTGCAGAGGCATAATGACGAGACAAACGAGCGTGCGATCTCAGCGCTCGCCGCTCTATCCGTATTTTGCCGCAGGCATGCCTACTCCGCGGAGCTGCTGCTCACGGTGAAGCAGCGCGGCCGGGAGCACTATCAGCTGAGTGCCGGCAGCGGCAAAGCGCATCACATCCAGCTCATGACCCATCTGGCCAAGCTGCACCAGTATGCGCCCACGTCCCTCGCCTCCCTCCTGCACCGGCTGGAACACGTCAGCTCTCCAGGGGAGATGATCATCCTCGTCACGCCCCGACTGGACGAGCGCTCTGTTGAGATGATCGAGCGTCTCAGTGCCCGGGGGCTGCGCTTCACCGTAATCGATGTGTCCGGAGAACAGCCGGCGCTCCGCCGCTGGGACCGGGTATCCACCCGCTTTGGACGCCAAAGGAAGGTGAGTCATCGATGA
- a CDS encoding AAA family ATPase, translating into MTQPNLKSLLDTMNRVIVGKEAQVRLLVTAMLARGHVLLEDLPGMGKTVLAKTLAQAIGGTYNRVQFTADLLPSDVVGLHVLNPRTSEFELRRGPVFADVLLADEINRATPRTQSGLLECMEERQVTIEGITLPLPATLLVIATQNPIESEGTYPLPEAQLDRFLFRLSLGYGNREEAREILRRFRSETPLDSVRPVITPEEIAAMQRETTAVHVSPAIEEYVIDLVEATRNHRSIEVGLSPRAMLALLRSAQASAYLEGRSFVLPDDVKRVFPPLAVHRIRLSLEAELHVTEEEVVQSILREVSAPVEEGV; encoded by the coding sequence ATGACACAACCAAATCTGAAATCACTCCTCGATACCATGAACCGCGTCATCGTGGGCAAAGAAGCACAGGTGCGCCTGCTCGTGACGGCCATGCTGGCAAGAGGCCACGTCTTGCTGGAAGACCTCCCCGGGATGGGCAAAACCGTTTTGGCCAAAACACTGGCTCAAGCCATCGGCGGGACATACAACCGCGTGCAGTTTACCGCCGACCTGCTCCCTTCGGACGTGGTGGGCCTCCACGTGCTCAATCCCCGCACGAGCGAATTCGAGCTGCGGCGCGGCCCTGTCTTTGCCGACGTGCTGCTGGCTGACGAGATCAACCGCGCCACGCCGCGCACGCAATCCGGCCTGCTGGAGTGCATGGAGGAACGTCAGGTGACAATCGAAGGAATCACCTTGCCGCTCCCTGCCACCCTCCTCGTCATCGCGACCCAGAACCCGATCGAATCAGAGGGAACCTATCCGCTCCCGGAAGCGCAGCTCGACCGTTTCCTCTTCCGCCTCTCCCTCGGCTACGGAAACCGGGAGGAAGCGCGGGAAATTCTGCGCCGTTTTCGGAGCGAAACCCCGCTGGATTCCGTCCGTCCGGTCATCACACCCGAGGAAATCGCTGCGATGCAGCGGGAGACGACCGCGGTTCACGTCAGTCCGGCTATCGAGGAGTACGTGATTGATCTGGTCGAAGCGACGCGGAACCACCGCTCCATCGAGGTCGGACTCAGCCCGCGCGCGATGCTCGCCCTGCTGCGCTCCGCTCAGGCTTCCGCTTATCTGGAGGGGCGTTCTTTTGTGCTGCCTGACGATGTAAAACGAGTCTTTCCTCCGCTGGCCGTCCATCGGATTCGCCTGTCTCTGGAAGCAGAGCTTCACGTCACCGAAGAGGAAGTCGTTCAAAGCATCCTCCGGGAAGTATCCGCTCCCGTCGAAGAGGGCGTATAG
- a CDS encoding tripartite tricarboxylate transporter TctB family protein — translation MSKTFDRYASIVFLAMGVAFVIGSMGISQSAYGSKVGPNIFPLGLGSILVLLSIRLFFETFRYQSGQKQAYKLDYKRFGIILSAAVLYALFLRDVGYVIGTFLFLLIGFQTMEKGKWLSSILISGGFSFGVHYVYVELLEGTLPGFPAWLGL, via the coding sequence GTGAGCAAAACTTTTGATCGGTATGCAAGCATCGTCTTCCTGGCTATGGGTGTCGCCTTCGTCATCGGCAGTATGGGCATCTCCCAGAGCGCCTACGGAAGCAAGGTCGGACCCAATATTTTTCCGCTGGGGCTGGGTTCCATCCTCGTGCTGCTCAGCATACGGCTGTTTTTTGAAACCTTTCGCTACCAAAGCGGGCAAAAGCAAGCGTACAAGCTGGACTACAAGCGATTCGGCATCATCCTGTCGGCTGCTGTTCTCTATGCGTTGTTCCTTCGAGATGTGGGGTATGTGATCGGCACCTTCCTGTTTCTCCTGATTGGGTTTCAGACCATGGAGAAAGGCAAGTGGCTCTCATCCATTCTCATTTCAGGCGGATTTTCTTTTGGTGTCCATTACGTGTACGTAGAACTGCTGGAAGGAACTTTACCCGGTTTTCCTGCCTGGTTGGGTTTGTAG